A single genomic interval of Cyprinus carpio isolate SPL01 chromosome B24, ASM1834038v1, whole genome shotgun sequence harbors:
- the LOC109049151 gene encoding zinc finger MYND domain-containing protein 11-like isoform X1: MSRVVKKRQADPKVVQYVWSAIEVIRNQKQIANMDRISKYLSRVYGMHPKDTARQLVLAVKDGLVVETLTVGCKGSKAGIEQEGYWLPGDEMEQMSEGSKPSLPSEALFQDDWEAESHDWYCFECHLPGDVLECDGCFRVYHLRCVSEDHRPRDTTSHWQCGICRGSKRKNLNKQEMTTYLKFILGRMKERAVDLHKRGKESKQPMYRRLIHTLLDVDNIQENISEGKYKSFEEFRADAQLIVHNTAILHGVNSDQTEIARLLYNDTCHELNELMLCRHCFYLSNARPDNWFCYPCSPTHELVWARMKGFGYWPAKVMQREGSQVDVRFFGHQHQRAWIPSDNIQEITVNVQQLQVKRSLGWKKACDELELHQRFLREGRTWKGKLEEKHDRSDRHERQEERQEEAESSISSTSNEQSKGNQEPKAKKSRRSQVAEPKEEEPEPEMEAVSSSQEIPTAVPHQPERMSVSTQTKKSGSPSSSSSPAPRMVHRGTQTVTEVSCQNMCHDKYTKIFSDVKEMMKAENKRETERVLKEALDKLRAEMEEEKRQAVNKAVSNTQAEMERKCKQVKEKCKEELMEEMKKMVAQHKQLLSQTKKKQWCYNCEEEAMYHCCWNTSYCSIKCQQEHWHADHKRTCRRKR, encoded by the exons ATGTCGAGGGTGGTGAAAAAGAGGCAAGCGGACCCCAAAGTGGTTCAGTATGTCTGGTCGGCCATCGAAGTCATCCGCAATCAGAAACAAATCGCAAACATGGACAGAATCTCAAA ATATTTAAGTCGTGTGTATGGCATGCACCCTAAAGACACGGCCAGGCAGCTAGTTTTGGCTGTCAAAGATGGTCTGGTGGTGGAGACGCTCACAGTGGGCTGCAAAGGCTCCAAGGCCGGGATCGAACAGGAGGGATACTGGCTTCCGGGAGACGAGATGG AGCAGATGTCAGAGGGAAGCAAG CCCTCTCTGCCTTCTGAAGCTCTTTTCCAAGAT gactgGGAAGCAGAAAGTCATGACTGGTACTGTTTTGAGTGTCACCTTCCTGGAGACGTGCTGGAGTGTGACGGCTGTTTCCGTGTCTACCACCTCCGCTGTGTGTCTGAAGACCACCGGCCACGTGACACAACCTCCCACTGGCAGTGCGGCATCTGCAGG GGCAGTAAAAGGAAGAATTTgaacaaacaggaaatgacaacaTACCTAAAGTTCATTCTTGGACGCATGAAGGAAAGG GCTGTGGACCTGCACAAGAGAGGCAAGGAGTCAAAGCAACCCATGTACAGAAGACTGATCCACACGCTTCTGGATGTGGATAACATACAAGAG AACATCTCAGAGGGGAAGTACAAGAGCTTTGAGGAGTTCAGGGCTGACGCTCAGCTTATTGTTCACAACACAGCCATTCTGCACGGAG TCAACAGCGATCAGACCGAAATTGCAAGACTCCTCTACAACGACACATGCCACGAG CTGAACGAGTTAATGCTGTGCAGACACTGCTTCTATCTCTCGAACGCACGACCCGACAACTGGTTCTGTTACCCATGT AGTCCGACTCACGAGCTGGTGTGGGCCCGGATGAAGGGCTTTGGTTATTGGCCTGCAAAGGTGATGCAGAGGGAGGGCAGTCAGGTGGATGTTCGGTTCTTTGGTCACCAGCACCAAAG GGCGTGGATTCCTTCTGACAACATCCAGGAGATCACAGTCAACGTGCAGCAGCTGCAGGTGAAGCGCAGCCTGGGCTGGAAGAAGGCGTGTGATGAGCTGGAGCTCCACCAGCGGTTCCTGAGGGAGGGCCGGACCTGGAAGGGGAAGCTGGAAGAGAAGCATGACAGGTCGGACAGACACgaaagacaggaagagagacAGGAAGAGGCGGAGTCGAGTATCTCCTCCACATCCAACGAGCAG TCAAAAGGCAACCAAGAGCCCAAAGCTAAAAAGAGCCGGCGTTCCCAAGTCGCCGAACCCAAAGAAGAG GAACCAGAGCCTGAGATGGAAGCCGTCAGCTCAAGTCAAGAGATCCCAACAGCTGTTCCACATCAACCCGAGCGTATGTCCGTCTCCACCCAGACCAAAAAGTCTGGCTcgccctcctcctcttcctcgccAGCTCCTCGCATGGTACACCGAGGCACTCAGACGGTCACTGAGGTCAGCTGCCAGAACATGTGCCATGACAAATACACCAAGATCTTCAGCGACGTTAAAGAAATGATGAAAGCGGAGAACAAGCGGGAAACCGAACGCGTCCTGAAAGAGGCTCTGGACAAG TTGCGAGCGGAGATGGAGGAAGAGAAGAGGCAGGCGGTGAACAAAGCAGTGTCCAACACGCAGGCTGAGATGGAAAGAAAGTGCAAACAGGTGAAGGAGAAGTGCAAAGAGGAGCTCATGGAGGAGATGAAGAAGATGGTAGCGCAGCATAAACAACTTCTTTCCCAGACCAAGAAGAAGCAGTGG TGCTATAACTGTGAAGAAGAGGCGATGTACCACTGCTGCTGGAACACGTCGTACTGCTCCATCAAATGCCAGCAGGAGCACTGGCACGCCGATCACAAACGCACCTGCCGCCGGAAGAGATGA
- the LOC109049151 gene encoding zinc finger MYND domain-containing protein 11-like isoform X2, with amino-acid sequence MSRVVKKRQADPKVVQYVWSAIEVIRNQKQIANMDRISKYLSRVYGMHPKDTARQLVLAVKDGLVVETLTVGCKGSKAGIEQEGYWLPGDEMEQMSEGSKDWEAESHDWYCFECHLPGDVLECDGCFRVYHLRCVSEDHRPRDTTSHWQCGICRGSKRKNLNKQEMTTYLKFILGRMKERAVDLHKRGKESKQPMYRRLIHTLLDVDNIQENISEGKYKSFEEFRADAQLIVHNTAILHGVNSDQTEIARLLYNDTCHELNELMLCRHCFYLSNARPDNWFCYPCSPTHELVWARMKGFGYWPAKVMQREGSQVDVRFFGHQHQRAWIPSDNIQEITVNVQQLQVKRSLGWKKACDELELHQRFLREGRTWKGKLEEKHDRSDRHERQEERQEEAESSISSTSNEQSKGNQEPKAKKSRRSQVAEPKEEEPEPEMEAVSSSQEIPTAVPHQPERMSVSTQTKKSGSPSSSSSPAPRMVHRGTQTVTEVSCQNMCHDKYTKIFSDVKEMMKAENKRETERVLKEALDKLRAEMEEEKRQAVNKAVSNTQAEMERKCKQVKEKCKEELMEEMKKMVAQHKQLLSQTKKKQWCYNCEEEAMYHCCWNTSYCSIKCQQEHWHADHKRTCRRKR; translated from the exons ATGTCGAGGGTGGTGAAAAAGAGGCAAGCGGACCCCAAAGTGGTTCAGTATGTCTGGTCGGCCATCGAAGTCATCCGCAATCAGAAACAAATCGCAAACATGGACAGAATCTCAAA ATATTTAAGTCGTGTGTATGGCATGCACCCTAAAGACACGGCCAGGCAGCTAGTTTTGGCTGTCAAAGATGGTCTGGTGGTGGAGACGCTCACAGTGGGCTGCAAAGGCTCCAAGGCCGGGATCGAACAGGAGGGATACTGGCTTCCGGGAGACGAGATGG AGCAGATGTCAGAGGGAAGCAAG gactgGGAAGCAGAAAGTCATGACTGGTACTGTTTTGAGTGTCACCTTCCTGGAGACGTGCTGGAGTGTGACGGCTGTTTCCGTGTCTACCACCTCCGCTGTGTGTCTGAAGACCACCGGCCACGTGACACAACCTCCCACTGGCAGTGCGGCATCTGCAGG GGCAGTAAAAGGAAGAATTTgaacaaacaggaaatgacaacaTACCTAAAGTTCATTCTTGGACGCATGAAGGAAAGG GCTGTGGACCTGCACAAGAGAGGCAAGGAGTCAAAGCAACCCATGTACAGAAGACTGATCCACACGCTTCTGGATGTGGATAACATACAAGAG AACATCTCAGAGGGGAAGTACAAGAGCTTTGAGGAGTTCAGGGCTGACGCTCAGCTTATTGTTCACAACACAGCCATTCTGCACGGAG TCAACAGCGATCAGACCGAAATTGCAAGACTCCTCTACAACGACACATGCCACGAG CTGAACGAGTTAATGCTGTGCAGACACTGCTTCTATCTCTCGAACGCACGACCCGACAACTGGTTCTGTTACCCATGT AGTCCGACTCACGAGCTGGTGTGGGCCCGGATGAAGGGCTTTGGTTATTGGCCTGCAAAGGTGATGCAGAGGGAGGGCAGTCAGGTGGATGTTCGGTTCTTTGGTCACCAGCACCAAAG GGCGTGGATTCCTTCTGACAACATCCAGGAGATCACAGTCAACGTGCAGCAGCTGCAGGTGAAGCGCAGCCTGGGCTGGAAGAAGGCGTGTGATGAGCTGGAGCTCCACCAGCGGTTCCTGAGGGAGGGCCGGACCTGGAAGGGGAAGCTGGAAGAGAAGCATGACAGGTCGGACAGACACgaaagacaggaagagagacAGGAAGAGGCGGAGTCGAGTATCTCCTCCACATCCAACGAGCAG TCAAAAGGCAACCAAGAGCCCAAAGCTAAAAAGAGCCGGCGTTCCCAAGTCGCCGAACCCAAAGAAGAG GAACCAGAGCCTGAGATGGAAGCCGTCAGCTCAAGTCAAGAGATCCCAACAGCTGTTCCACATCAACCCGAGCGTATGTCCGTCTCCACCCAGACCAAAAAGTCTGGCTcgccctcctcctcttcctcgccAGCTCCTCGCATGGTACACCGAGGCACTCAGACGGTCACTGAGGTCAGCTGCCAGAACATGTGCCATGACAAATACACCAAGATCTTCAGCGACGTTAAAGAAATGATGAAAGCGGAGAACAAGCGGGAAACCGAACGCGTCCTGAAAGAGGCTCTGGACAAG TTGCGAGCGGAGATGGAGGAAGAGAAGAGGCAGGCGGTGAACAAAGCAGTGTCCAACACGCAGGCTGAGATGGAAAGAAAGTGCAAACAGGTGAAGGAGAAGTGCAAAGAGGAGCTCATGGAGGAGATGAAGAAGATGGTAGCGCAGCATAAACAACTTCTTTCCCAGACCAAGAAGAAGCAGTGG TGCTATAACTGTGAAGAAGAGGCGATGTACCACTGCTGCTGGAACACGTCGTACTGCTCCATCAAATGCCAGCAGGAGCACTGGCACGCCGATCACAAACGCACCTGCCGCCGGAAGAGATGA
- the LOC109049151 gene encoding zinc finger MYND domain-containing protein 11-like isoform X3: protein MSRVVKKRQADPKVVQYVWSAIEVIRNQKQIANMDRISKYLSRVYGMHPKDTARQLVLAVKDGLVVETLTVGCKGSKAGIEQEGYWLPGDEMDWEAESHDWYCFECHLPGDVLECDGCFRVYHLRCVSEDHRPRDTTSHWQCGICRGSKRKNLNKQEMTTYLKFILGRMKERAVDLHKRGKESKQPMYRRLIHTLLDVDNIQENISEGKYKSFEEFRADAQLIVHNTAILHGVNSDQTEIARLLYNDTCHELNELMLCRHCFYLSNARPDNWFCYPCSPTHELVWARMKGFGYWPAKVMQREGSQVDVRFFGHQHQRAWIPSDNIQEITVNVQQLQVKRSLGWKKACDELELHQRFLREGRTWKGKLEEKHDRSDRHERQEERQEEAESSISSTSNEQSKGNQEPKAKKSRRSQVAEPKEEEPEPEMEAVSSSQEIPTAVPHQPERMSVSTQTKKSGSPSSSSSPAPRMVHRGTQTVTEVSCQNMCHDKYTKIFSDVKEMMKAENKRETERVLKEALDKLRAEMEEEKRQAVNKAVSNTQAEMERKCKQVKEKCKEELMEEMKKMVAQHKQLLSQTKKKQWCYNCEEEAMYHCCWNTSYCSIKCQQEHWHADHKRTCRRKR, encoded by the exons ATGTCGAGGGTGGTGAAAAAGAGGCAAGCGGACCCCAAAGTGGTTCAGTATGTCTGGTCGGCCATCGAAGTCATCCGCAATCAGAAACAAATCGCAAACATGGACAGAATCTCAAA ATATTTAAGTCGTGTGTATGGCATGCACCCTAAAGACACGGCCAGGCAGCTAGTTTTGGCTGTCAAAGATGGTCTGGTGGTGGAGACGCTCACAGTGGGCTGCAAAGGCTCCAAGGCCGGGATCGAACAGGAGGGATACTGGCTTCCGGGAGACGAGATGG actgGGAAGCAGAAAGTCATGACTGGTACTGTTTTGAGTGTCACCTTCCTGGAGACGTGCTGGAGTGTGACGGCTGTTTCCGTGTCTACCACCTCCGCTGTGTGTCTGAAGACCACCGGCCACGTGACACAACCTCCCACTGGCAGTGCGGCATCTGCAGG GGCAGTAAAAGGAAGAATTTgaacaaacaggaaatgacaacaTACCTAAAGTTCATTCTTGGACGCATGAAGGAAAGG GCTGTGGACCTGCACAAGAGAGGCAAGGAGTCAAAGCAACCCATGTACAGAAGACTGATCCACACGCTTCTGGATGTGGATAACATACAAGAG AACATCTCAGAGGGGAAGTACAAGAGCTTTGAGGAGTTCAGGGCTGACGCTCAGCTTATTGTTCACAACACAGCCATTCTGCACGGAG TCAACAGCGATCAGACCGAAATTGCAAGACTCCTCTACAACGACACATGCCACGAG CTGAACGAGTTAATGCTGTGCAGACACTGCTTCTATCTCTCGAACGCACGACCCGACAACTGGTTCTGTTACCCATGT AGTCCGACTCACGAGCTGGTGTGGGCCCGGATGAAGGGCTTTGGTTATTGGCCTGCAAAGGTGATGCAGAGGGAGGGCAGTCAGGTGGATGTTCGGTTCTTTGGTCACCAGCACCAAAG GGCGTGGATTCCTTCTGACAACATCCAGGAGATCACAGTCAACGTGCAGCAGCTGCAGGTGAAGCGCAGCCTGGGCTGGAAGAAGGCGTGTGATGAGCTGGAGCTCCACCAGCGGTTCCTGAGGGAGGGCCGGACCTGGAAGGGGAAGCTGGAAGAGAAGCATGACAGGTCGGACAGACACgaaagacaggaagagagacAGGAAGAGGCGGAGTCGAGTATCTCCTCCACATCCAACGAGCAG TCAAAAGGCAACCAAGAGCCCAAAGCTAAAAAGAGCCGGCGTTCCCAAGTCGCCGAACCCAAAGAAGAG GAACCAGAGCCTGAGATGGAAGCCGTCAGCTCAAGTCAAGAGATCCCAACAGCTGTTCCACATCAACCCGAGCGTATGTCCGTCTCCACCCAGACCAAAAAGTCTGGCTcgccctcctcctcttcctcgccAGCTCCTCGCATGGTACACCGAGGCACTCAGACGGTCACTGAGGTCAGCTGCCAGAACATGTGCCATGACAAATACACCAAGATCTTCAGCGACGTTAAAGAAATGATGAAAGCGGAGAACAAGCGGGAAACCGAACGCGTCCTGAAAGAGGCTCTGGACAAG TTGCGAGCGGAGATGGAGGAAGAGAAGAGGCAGGCGGTGAACAAAGCAGTGTCCAACACGCAGGCTGAGATGGAAAGAAAGTGCAAACAGGTGAAGGAGAAGTGCAAAGAGGAGCTCATGGAGGAGATGAAGAAGATGGTAGCGCAGCATAAACAACTTCTTTCCCAGACCAAGAAGAAGCAGTGG TGCTATAACTGTGAAGAAGAGGCGATGTACCACTGCTGCTGGAACACGTCGTACTGCTCCATCAAATGCCAGCAGGAGCACTGGCACGCCGATCACAAACGCACCTGCCGCCGGAAGAGATGA